One Pseudomonas lalucatii genomic window carries:
- a CDS encoding acyl-CoA dehydrogenase, with translation MLVVWLLVLLFGTVYLAHRRTAALPALAMVAGYLLAMALFSRTPSWLLTLFWLLWLGVALPLVLVEQRRKWLSAPLFAWFQRVLPPMSDTEREAIEAGSVWWDGELFSGRPDWRKLLDYPRPRLSEEEQAFIDGPTEALCAMVSDWQIGQQMDLPAKAWEHIKQHGFFALIIPKEYGGKGFSAYAHSQVAMKLATRSGDLASTVMVPNSLGPAELLLHYGTDQQRQHYLPRLARGEDIPCFALTGPLAGSDAGAMPDSGIVCKGQWNGEEVIGLRLNWEKRYITLGPVATLLGLAFKAYDPEHLLGDEEDLGISLALVPTDTPGVDIGRRHLPLGAAFMNGPNAGKDVFIPLDYLIGGPEYLGKGWMMLMNCLSVGRSISLPAVGTGAAKFTSLTSGQYSQVREQFGVPLAAFEGIQEALARIAGNAWLMDSARILTAHAVDLGEKPSVLSAVLKYHLTERGRECIQHAMDIHGGKGIIMGPNNYLARSWQGAPIFITVEGANILSRNLMIFGQGAIRCHPYVLKEMALASRDDRRAALAEFDGLLLQHLGFAVGNAASSLILSLSLGGFGQVPGDNLSQPYFRALNRLAAALALLADLSMLLLGGELKRRERLSARLGDVLSHLYLASAALKRYHDLDYPEHTQALLRWALEDSLAQAERALEGLLDNFPNRLLGYALRALVFPFGRRHKGPSDALDAQVAAVIGRNGGDPALEELLEGCYRPQAEDDPVAALQRARDLLDGSRPAREKLERALESGRLREAPGQDLLAAAQEAGVLDPEETQQLQSAHAAHRAVIDVDDFAKDELKLGRGKVR, from the coding sequence ATGCTCGTCGTCTGGTTACTCGTCCTGCTGTTCGGCACGGTCTATCTGGCCCACCGCCGCACCGCCGCCCTGCCCGCCCTGGCCATGGTCGCCGGTTACCTGCTCGCCATGGCGCTTTTCAGCCGCACGCCGAGCTGGCTGCTGACGCTGTTCTGGCTGCTGTGGCTCGGCGTCGCGTTGCCGCTGGTACTGGTGGAGCAGCGCCGCAAATGGCTGAGCGCACCGCTGTTCGCCTGGTTCCAGCGGGTGCTGCCGCCGATGTCGGATACCGAGCGGGAAGCCATCGAGGCCGGCAGCGTGTGGTGGGACGGCGAACTGTTCAGCGGTCGGCCCGACTGGCGCAAGTTGCTCGACTACCCCAGGCCACGCCTCAGCGAGGAGGAACAGGCCTTTATCGACGGCCCCACCGAGGCGCTGTGCGCCATGGTCAGCGACTGGCAGATCGGCCAGCAGATGGACCTGCCGGCCAAGGCCTGGGAGCACATCAAGCAGCATGGCTTCTTCGCCCTGATCATTCCCAAGGAGTACGGCGGCAAGGGCTTCTCCGCCTACGCCCACTCCCAGGTGGCGATGAAGCTGGCGACCCGCAGCGGCGACCTGGCCTCCACGGTGATGGTGCCCAACTCCCTCGGTCCGGCCGAGCTGCTGCTGCACTACGGCACCGACCAACAGCGCCAGCACTACCTGCCGCGCCTGGCCCGCGGCGAGGACATCCCCTGCTTCGCCCTGACCGGCCCGCTGGCCGGCTCCGACGCCGGCGCCATGCCGGACAGCGGCATCGTCTGCAAGGGGCAATGGAATGGTGAGGAGGTCATCGGCCTGCGCCTCAACTGGGAGAAGCGCTACATCACCCTGGGCCCGGTGGCCACCCTGCTCGGCCTGGCGTTCAAGGCCTACGACCCCGAGCACCTGCTCGGCGACGAGGAAGACCTGGGCATCAGCCTGGCCCTGGTGCCCACCGACACCCCCGGCGTGGACATCGGCCGCCGCCACCTGCCGCTTGGCGCGGCCTTCATGAACGGGCCGAACGCGGGCAAGGACGTGTTCATCCCGCTCGACTACCTGATCGGCGGCCCCGAGTATTTGGGCAAGGGCTGGATGATGCTGATGAACTGCCTGTCGGTCGGGCGTTCGATCTCCCTGCCGGCGGTCGGCACCGGCGCCGCCAAGTTCACCAGCCTCACCAGCGGCCAGTACAGCCAGGTACGCGAGCAGTTCGGCGTACCGCTGGCAGCCTTCGAGGGCATCCAGGAGGCCCTGGCGCGGATCGCCGGCAACGCCTGGCTGATGGACAGCGCACGCATCCTCACCGCCCATGCGGTGGACCTGGGCGAGAAACCCTCGGTGCTCTCCGCCGTGCTCAAGTACCACCTGACCGAACGCGGCCGCGAATGCATCCAGCACGCCATGGACATCCACGGCGGCAAGGGCATCATCATGGGGCCGAACAACTACCTGGCGCGCTCCTGGCAGGGCGCGCCGATCTTCATCACCGTCGAAGGCGCCAATATCCTCTCGCGCAACCTGATGATCTTCGGCCAGGGCGCCATCCGCTGCCATCCCTATGTGCTCAAGGAGATGGCCCTGGCCAGTCGCGACGACCGCCGGGCGGCCCTCGCCGAATTCGACGGCCTGCTGCTCCAGCACCTCGGCTTCGCCGTCGGCAATGCCGCCAGCAGTCTGATCCTCAGCCTGAGTCTCGGCGGTTTCGGCCAGGTGCCCGGCGACAACCTCAGCCAGCCCTACTTCCGCGCCCTGAACCGCCTGGCAGCGGCCTTAGCCCTGCTCGCCGACCTCAGCATGCTGCTCCTGGGCGGCGAACTGAAGCGTCGCGAACGCCTGTCCGCCCGCCTCGGCGACGTGCTCAGCCACCTCTACCTGGCCTCGGCGGCGCTCAAGCGCTACCACGACCTGGACTACCCGGAGCATACCCAGGCCCTGCTGCGCTGGGCCCTGGAAGACAGCCTGGCCCAGGCCGAACGGGCGCTGGAGGGTCTGCTCGACAACTTCCCCAATCGCCTGCTCGGCTATGCCCTGCGCGCTCTGGTATTCCCCTTCGGCCGCCGCCACAAGGGCCCGAGTGACGCGCTGGACGCCCAGGTCGCCGCGGTCATCGGCCGCAACGGCGGCGACCCGGCACTGGAGGAGCTGCTCGAAGGCTGCTATCGGCCGCAGGCCGAGGACGACCCGGTGGCCGCACTGCAACGGGCCAGGGACCTGCTGGACGGCAGTCGCCCGGCCCGGGAGAAACTGGAGAGGGCCCTAGAATCCGGAAGGCTGCGCGAAGCTCCCGGCCAGGACCTGCTGGCGGCGGCTCAGGAGGCGGGGGTGCTCGACCCCGAGGAGACCCAGCAGCTGCAGTCGGCACACGCCGCACACCGGGCGGTGATCGATGTCGACGACTTCGCCAAGGACGAGCTGAAGCTGGGCCGCGGCAAGGTACGCTGA
- a CDS encoding PA2817 family protein has translation MASAHLDHHLALLAHLRGILVALGEAEQILDDSHALFLERFDELVKDLPQDPEASLYLGQDLISQIFHRYPQIAHLVPRDLLWFFGGDCLHFMPDEEIELFQRLDERRFEAEQNGEPFDWNQEKALLALPPQGSKH, from the coding sequence ATGGCCAGCGCCCACCTCGATCACCACCTCGCCCTGCTCGCCCACCTGCGCGGCATTCTGGTTGCCCTGGGCGAGGCCGAACAGATCCTCGACGACAGCCACGCGCTGTTCCTCGAGCGCTTCGATGAACTGGTCAAGGATCTGCCGCAAGACCCGGAGGCCAGCCTCTACCTGGGCCAGGACCTGATCAGCCAGATTTTCCACCGCTACCCGCAGATCGCCCACCTGGTGCCGCGCGACCTGCTCTGGTTCTTCGGCGGCGACTGCCTGCACTTCATGCCGGACGAGGAGATCGAGCTGTTCCAGCGGCTCGACGAGCGCCGCTTCGAGGCCGAGCAGAACGGCGAGCCCTTCGACTGGAACCAGGAAAAGGCGCTGCTGGCCCTGCCGCCGCAGGGCAGCAAGCACTAA
- a CDS encoding glutathione S-transferase family protein, whose amino-acid sequence MSLTLYGAPLSPFVRKVRLYLLESGLDYQLEIVLPFGQPDWYYDLNPLGRIPALKDGDFSLADSSVICQYLHDKYAAGANLLGSGAEQRAQVRWLEKYADYELAPLCTFAVFRNRALKPSMGQPCDEAAVRSALEDKLPRHFDYLEKLLGSADFLVGASPTLADLALCCQLINMEHGGERLDPRRWPGLAGLYARIRARPSVQAVLPGEQKMLARMSGKA is encoded by the coding sequence ATGAGCCTGACCCTATACGGCGCCCCACTCTCGCCATTCGTACGCAAGGTGCGACTGTATCTGCTGGAGAGTGGCCTGGACTACCAACTGGAAATCGTCCTGCCCTTCGGCCAGCCGGACTGGTACTACGACCTCAACCCGCTGGGACGCATCCCGGCACTCAAGGACGGCGATTTCAGCCTCGCCGACTCCAGCGTCATCTGCCAATACCTGCACGACAAGTACGCCGCGGGCGCCAACCTGCTCGGCAGCGGCGCCGAGCAGCGGGCACAGGTGCGCTGGCTGGAGAAATACGCCGACTACGAGCTGGCGCCGCTGTGCACCTTCGCCGTCTTCCGCAACCGGGCGCTCAAACCGAGCATGGGCCAGCCCTGCGACGAGGCCGCAGTGCGCTCGGCGCTGGAGGACAAGCTGCCGCGGCATTTCGACTACCTGGAGAAGCTGCTGGGCAGCGCCGACTTCCTGGTCGGCGCCAGCCCGACCCTGGCCGACCTGGCGCTCTGCTGCCAGTTGATCAACATGGAGCATGGCGGCGAACGGCTCGATCCCCGGCGCTGGCCCGGCCTGGCCGGACTCTATGCCCGCATCAGGGCACGGCCCTCGGTACAGGCGGTACTGCCGGGCGAACAGAAGATGCTCGCCAGGATGAGTGGCAAGGCCTGA
- a CDS encoding GAF domain-containing protein — translation MIDLQNTGAGLEGYPLLEAQLAALLAGERDFIANAAQFSAFLFHELADLNWAGFYLARGEQLLLGPFQGKVACVRIPFGRGVCGVAAASRQSQRVEDVHVFAGHIACDSASASELVVPLLKAGRLIGVLDLDSPRRGRFGAEDQAGIERLVEVFLESSDC, via the coding sequence ATGATCGACCTGCAGAATACCGGCGCCGGGCTCGAGGGCTACCCGCTGCTGGAGGCGCAGCTGGCGGCGCTGCTCGCCGGGGAACGGGACTTCATCGCCAACGCCGCGCAATTCTCCGCCTTTCTGTTTCACGAACTGGCCGACCTCAACTGGGCCGGCTTCTACCTGGCCCGTGGCGAGCAGCTGCTGCTCGGGCCCTTTCAGGGCAAGGTGGCCTGCGTGCGGATACCCTTCGGGCGCGGCGTCTGCGGTGTGGCGGCGGCCAGCCGGCAGAGCCAGCGAGTCGAGGACGTGCACGTTTTCGCCGGGCACATCGCCTGCGACAGCGCCTCGGCGAGCGAACTGGTGGTGCCGCTGTTGAAGGCGGGGCGGCTGATCGGCGTGCTGGATCTGGACAGCCCGCGGCGTGGCCGTTTCGGCGCGGAGGATCAGGCCGGCATCGAGCGCCTGGTCGAGGTGTTTCTGGAGTCGAGCGACTGCTGA
- a CDS encoding ATP-binding protein — protein MDSRLLAFLQRAETVLARLEPYLPPQRGAVDWQQSLAARWRREGRGGYLQPLQISLDLELGDLIGVDAQREQLARNTRQFVQGLPANHALLWGARGTGKSSLVRALLAAHAAAGLRLIEIERDHLADLPRVVEQLASLPQRFVLFCDDLSFEAGEGDYRVLKSVLDGSLERAPDNVLLYATSNRRHLLPEQQSDNEHWQRVDGELHPSEAVEDKIALSDRFGLWLSFYPFTQDHFLAVVRHWIEVQAGAVGLRWQWSEELEKAAIRWALGRGNRNGRCAYQFARHWVGLRLLGESA, from the coding sequence GTGGATTCCCGTTTACTGGCCTTTCTCCAGCGGGCCGAGACCGTGCTCGCCCGCCTCGAGCCCTACCTGCCGCCCCAGCGCGGGGCCGTCGACTGGCAGCAGAGCCTGGCCGCACGCTGGCGTCGCGAGGGGCGCGGCGGTTATCTGCAACCCCTGCAGATCAGCCTCGACCTCGAGTTGGGCGACCTGATCGGCGTGGATGCCCAGCGCGAACAGCTGGCGCGCAATACCCGCCAGTTCGTCCAGGGGCTACCGGCCAATCATGCCTTGCTCTGGGGCGCGCGTGGCACCGGCAAGTCGTCCCTGGTGCGTGCGCTGTTGGCCGCGCATGCCGCAGCCGGCCTGCGCCTGATCGAGATCGAGCGTGACCATCTGGCGGACCTGCCGCGGGTGGTCGAGCAGCTGGCCAGCTTGCCGCAACGCTTCGTGCTGTTCTGCGACGACCTGTCGTTCGAGGCGGGCGAGGGCGACTACCGGGTGCTGAAGAGTGTGCTGGACGGCTCGCTGGAGCGCGCGCCGGACAACGTGCTGCTGTATGCCACCTCCAATCGCCGTCATCTGTTGCCGGAGCAGCAGAGCGACAACGAGCACTGGCAGCGGGTCGACGGCGAGCTGCATCCGAGCGAGGCGGTGGAAGACAAGATCGCCCTGTCGGACCGTTTCGGCCTGTGGCTGTCCTTCTACCCCTTCACCCAGGACCACTTCCTGGCGGTGGTGCGTCACTGGATCGAGGTTCAGGCCGGCGCGGTGGGGCTGCGCTGGCAGTGGAGCGAGGAACTGGAAAAGGCGGCGATCCGTTGGGCGCTGGGACGCGGCAACCGCAACGGTCGCTGTGCCTACCAGTTCGCCAGGCACTGGGTGGGGCTCAGGCTCCTGGGGGAGTCGGCATGA